A stretch of DNA from Falco biarmicus isolate bFalBia1 chromosome 6, bFalBia1.pri, whole genome shotgun sequence:
TGACTGTGCACATGTATGCTGACTGTGTATGCACATGCTTAGTTAGCAGTGCACACACGTTgagtgtgcatgcatgtgctgAGTGTGCACATGTGCTcaatgtgcacacacatgcctGGTAGTGCTTGCGCAGCCTCACTGTGCACACATGCTTAAAGGTGCACATACATCCTCAGCAATGTGCCTGGTGGTGTGCATACATGGTCAGCATGCACACGTGTTTCAcatgtgcacatgcacatatgtgtgtgtgcatttatgtgcacatgtgtgtatgcatgtcTACATATGTTGTGTGTGCGCATGTATACTTAcatgtatgcatgcatgcagGTGTGCACATGCGCATATAGGTTTGCAcgtgtgcatgtatgtgtgtgcatctgtgcaTGTGAACAtgcatgtatgcatgtatgtgtgcacaAGTGCATATAGCTGTGCATGCATGCACGTGTGCACgtgtgcatatatgtgtgcatgtatgtatgcaGACATGTGCATTTGCATCTCTGTGCATGTGaacatgtgtgcatgcatgtgtgtgtgcacgtgtgtgcctgcctgcagcacatgGCCAGTCCTGCCCGTGCACCCCTGCCCCCTCCTACTTTCAGCCCGATCAGGCTGCTCGGAGTTGGGTGCGGGCAGGTTGGGTCAGAGGGTGCTGCTGCACCTTGGGGTGCCGCGGGAGCTGAGGGGGAAGCCCGGACTCCCCGTTAATGGAAGAAAACCCGATTATGGACAAAACCCGGGCAGCAGGGAGCCGAGGGGCTGCCACCACCAGACGTGGGGCCGGAATCCCACAGCCCCACGGGTCCGGGAGGGTGCTGGTGGGGCGGAGCGGCGTGTCCTCCGCGCAGGGGTGACCTGCGGAGGGTCGCAGGCGTCCGGGAGGGCACCCTCCGTGACGGGCGCAGGCGGCGGCGCTAGGACCCAGCCCGGCgccggcccgggggcggggcgaGGCCGTGGGGGCGGGGCTGCAGTGCGGCGGAGGGGCCTCAGCGCCGGCGGCGGGGGTGCCGCGGGTTCGAGCCTGGGTGCCGGCGGGGCGGCTGTGGGGCGGCCATGGCGCGGCGGGCCGTGTTGTTCGATCTGGGCGGTGTGCTCCTCCGGCCCGGCCTGCAGCACTTTCTGGGCTCCTGCGAGCGGGACTGCGCTCTGCCCAGGTATGGCCTGGCCCGGCGGCACTCActcgcccgcccgcccgcgtTTCGGCGGGTGGCCGCTCGGCTGGAGACACGTAAATACGAGGCGACAACACTTGTGTGTGTgcggccgccgcccgcgcgGGGTCTGCGCAACCGGGGCCGTCCCAGCAagaggacagggctggggaccctcTGTCCTGGACGGGAGGTGGGGGTCCCAGTGTATACAACGGGGTACAGGCTGAGGACCTCCTGCCTGGATTTGGGGTgcaggctgggggaaggtggGGGGGCTCTCCTGGATGTGGGTGCAGGTTAATTAATtaagcccatcccagccccagtgcTCAGACCCGACACAACTCAGTGCACAGGCTGGAGCTGGCGAAACCCAAAGCACCGACCCCCTGGAGTGGCTTCTGAACAGCTCCTCGCGTCCTAGTGAACCCTTTGCCCCATGGAATGTGGGGTGTTGGGGAACTGGTAACCCCAAAAGCTCCCAAAGAGGAGCCAGACTGGTTCTGTCTGTCAGCACCTCCCAACAGCTCAGGCTTTCCTGGCAGCGCCTGGgtgtttggaaaggaaaaaaaaaaaaaaaaaaaaagctgggagttaaaaaaggaagaataaaatattaaataactaAATGCTGGAGGACGTGGAACAGATGGAGCAATAAATTCCCAGATTATCAGGTCATCAAACATCTTTTTGCTTCGCtttatagtaaaaaaaaaaagtgacagcaaTCTTGCTGGAACAGGTAAAGccactttatttttaactgagcTGTGCTTTTATCGACTTGGAGGAGAGCTTTGTCCCAAAGCCAGTCGCTGTAATCTTGTTTTATTGCTGCCTAAGAAGGCCTTTTGTGATCTTGTGATAGGGACACATTATTTTCCCTGAGGTACAGCTTACAAAATACCTTGCTCtttgcacttctttttttttttttttttttttttaattcctggcaaaactccctgctcctctgtcCACAGGGTGAAGTAATTGAGCTGCCAGTGGAAATAAATGGGCAGCAAATCTCTTGGTCCTGTGATGGAGATGGACCGTCTGGGTGGAGATGGAGGATGGAGCTCCACATCCCCAGTGCAgagcatccccctccccatAGCGCACCCCAACACCCCCCTGGTATTGGGGTCCCCTCCCAGCTGACCTCTTCTCCCTTGTCTGGCAGGAATTTCTTGCGGGAGGTCATGTTTGCCAGTGGCTCTGATGGTCCTTATGCCAAAGCGATGAGGGGGCAGATCACCCTGACCCAGGTGAGCCCTCGGGTACCAGCATGGAGCATTGCCAGCTTGATGGGGCTCGGGAGGGAGCCGAGGGGAGCAGGCTCGGGGGTGCactgtgctttgggttttgggtgTCAGTGGAATGCATGCAACTCCAGAGGACTACAgggatgttgtgaggttatgcagggagaaaattagaaggacCCATACCCAACTAGAACTTAACCCAGCTACTGCTGTTAAAAGacaataagaaatatttttagcaatTTGTTAGCAAGAAAAAGAGCTgaggagaatctccatcctttattggatgctggggggcagcggggggaaCACAGTGAGAAAGGATGGGGAAGCGGCTGAGATACCTAACGCCGTCTTTGTGTCAGACTTTTAATAGTCAAaccagttgttctctgggtacccagccccctgcgctggaagacagggacagggagcagggtGAAGCTCCCTTAATCCAAGGGGAAgtggtcagtgacctgctgcacCACTTAGCCACACAGCAGTCTATGGAGCTGGATGGGACCCACCCAAGGGTAcagagggagctggtggaagtgcttACCcagccactttccatcatttatcatCAGTGCTGGCTCACCGGAGAGGTCCCACTTGGCCGGAGGGAAGCCAATGTGATACCTGTCTACAGGAAGGGCTGAAGGAGGATCTGCAGCCTGGCCtgggtgccagggaaggttacgGAGCAGATCACTCCGAGTGCCGTCACACAACATGGGCAGGACAACagggggatcaggcccagccagcctggggttATgacaggcaggtcctgcttgacgcGCCTGATCTCCTTCGATGACAAGGTGGTTCAGCGTGTGAGGGAAGGCTGTGATGTCTGCCTGGACTTTAGTGAAGCCTTTGGCAcatcccacagcatctcctggagaaaccggctgctcatggctgggacgggtgtaCTTTATGttgggttaaaagctggctgatGGCCGAGCCCAAAGTGCGGTGGGGAATGGGATCACATCCCGCTGGCAGCCAGGcaccagtggtgttccccagggatctgtgctggggccagccctggtTAATgcctttatcaatgatctggacgaggggatcgagtgctCCCTCTGTACCTTTGCAGATGAtgccaagctgggcaggagtgcTGACCTgctgaggggcagggggctctgcaggggggtctgggcaggctggatcgATGAGCCGAGGCCAATTGCGCGAGGGTCACCCCGGGCGGTGCCGGCCCCGCGctggggtcacaccagccccaggcagctgcgggccggggccgggggctgggaactgcccggcgggaaagggccgggggggctgggcggcagcggctgggcatgagccgGCAGCGAGCCCAGGTGGCCGAGGCCAGCggcaccctggctggtgtcagcgatggcgtggccagcagggccggggcagggaccgtccccctgcgctgggcaccggtgcggccgcccctcgagccctggggtCCGTTCTGGCCCCTCACTCCCAGACAGAGCTTGGGGGGccggagcgtgtccagagccgggcagggggctggggcaggggctggggcaccagtctgatgggggggctggggggtcagcctggagaggagggggctcggggggacccgatcgctccctacagctgcctgggagggggctgcagccaggggggtcggtctctgctcccaggtcacaagcgacaggacaagggggaacggcctcaggctgcaccagggcaggtttaggttggagactgggaaacatttcttcaccgaaagggtgtccagcactgggacaggctgcccagggaggggggggggcggcaccGTCCCTGGAGGGATGTAAAAGactgtagatgtggtgcttggggccatgggttagtggtgggcttggcagtgctgggttaacagttggacttgatgctcttaatggtcttttccaacctaaacaatcccattattctatgattctatgactgcACGGGTGTTTTCCAGCTCTTGTCACTGATGGAagagggctgcaggcagcacgcCTCTGCCTCAGGCATCACCCTGCCACCCACCTTCTCTGTCACCCAAGCCTTTGAAGAGATGACGGCCAAGGGGATGATTAATGCCCcccttctgcaggcagcaaggGTGCTGCGGAGGAACGGTGGGTGCTGAGGATTTTTAGGCAAGGGGTGCTGGAGTAAGGGTGCTGTTCCCCTCCCAGGCAGGTGCCACGAGGTTCCTGGTCAATCTCACCACCGGGTGCTGGTCGATCCCACCAAGGCCTACATCATCATCTGGGCACTCCTGATTCTCAGCATCCTCTAATGAAATATTCTAAGCCCAGCTACCAAGTCCATCAGAGATGTTATCACCCAGCCAGCAATTAGGAGGATGTTGTAGCCCTTGGCCCCACACCATGGCTGGTCCATGGGCTCGGCATCTCACTGTGCCTGAGCTCTGGCTCATGTCCTACTTGCACTGGGGTGGTCAAGCCTTGCTTTCCTGGAAGTACAAATTGGGCATAAGCTCCTGCTGAGCATCCTTTGATCTCCTGCTGGGGTGTCCTGGTCTGGACAGAGCCTTGCAAATTGGAGATTTTAGGATGAGGTCTAAGAAATGCGGCCAGGCAGGAGAGGTGAAAACAAAGGCGCTCTGGAGAGCTGGAATGGGAAAACCAGCACtctctgctttgcctttccctAGGACTTAAGACGGGCATCCTCACCAACAACTGGGTGGATGACAGTGCTGGGAGGCTCTTCACGGCCACGCTGATGAACCTGCTGCATCGCCACTTCGACCTAGTGATTGAGTCCTGCCGGCTCGGAGTGCAGAAGCCAGATCCCAAGATCTACACCTACGCCCTGGATGTGCTGCAGGCGAAGCCGCAGGAGGTACAACCGTCACCCCAGAAACAGGGCATGGAGGGTCCCTCCAAGCACCCAAAATTCTTGGCCAAACACCGTGGCTGCCCTTCCCGGAGAGCTGAGCCTCTTGCTGGTGTACCTCCAGGTCATCCTTCTGGATGACATCGGGGAGAACTTGAAACCGGCCCAAGAGATGGGCATAGCCACTGTCCTCGTCAGGGACACCGAAACCGTcctgaaggagctggaggagctctcGGGCATCCAGGCATGTAGAGGTCGTCCGAgtcccctctgtccccagctCTTCTGGTGATCTTCTGGGTCTTTCTGCGATGCGGTGCTGGTGGAGGACTTGCACGTGGCTTTGGAAACGAATGGGATGGGGGCTGTGATCTCCTGCAAACCCTGCCCATCCCCAGTAACCTCATCCCCTGGACCTGCTGAGCCATGCTGATATCAAAGGGATGGATATCTCAGCAGCAGTAGGGTGGTGGGGATATCCCATGGAGCTCCAGCCTTGCTCAGGAGCTTGCCCTGTCCTCCTCACCCTGCAGCTTCTCACCCAAGAAGAGCCCCTGCCAACTGCGTGTGATCCATCTGTTGTGAGCCACGGATACGTGCCCATCCGGGTAGGTGGAGGTGACTGCCTTGGTGACAAGGTGTCCCTGGGTTTGGCAAGGCTTGGAGTGGGGCAGGTGTCCTGGGGAGGGTTTTGAGCCCCGTGCAAGGACGTGCCAGCCAAGAGGTGGCTTGTCGGGTTGTCCACCCTCCTGCATGAGCTGCTGTGAGTGGACGATGCTGAGGTTGCCCCATCGTTCAGGTCTTCTCCATCCACCCCAGGGGCTAAAACATGGTTGTGTGGCTCTGGGGTGGCAAGCTGGGGCAGGTGGAGGGTTGGAGGGGTGAAGCTGTGCCACCTGCAGCCAGCAAGGGCTCTCCGTCCCTTCCAGCCCGGCATCCAGCTGCACTTCGTGGAAATGGGGCACGGCCCTGTCATCTGCCTCTGCCACGGCTTCCCTGAGTCCTGGCTTTCCTGGCGCTACCAGGTGATGGAGGAGACTGGGAGGAGGGTGGTGATGGGATGCTGGAGCATTGTGGAGGGTGTGCATGGCCACCACTCCTGGGGGTCCCAGGGCTGTCCCACCACCCTGCCTTGAGCTGTGAGGGACACAACCCAGGAGTGTTCCTCACCCTCCAGCCTCACCAGCCCATGTTTGCCCTCCTGGGGACATCTCCAggcatgctggggtgggcaggtgTGGGATGGGTGCTGGCACCAGGGGAGAGTGGGATCCAAGGGTCTCTGCATCCttcagaggctgctgctttcccttaCAGATCCCAGCTTTGGCTGATGCTGGCTTCAGGGTGATTGCTGTAGAGATGAAGGGCTACGGGGAGTCCACGGCCCCACCAGGTGAGCTGGGCTTGCCAGGGTGTAGGGGGGACAGGGAggtgtggggctggagctgccaaCCCCAAGGCTAAGACCCAGGAGGAGGTGagcagaaaagccttttcctgAGGGGGTGAAAgctgtcctgctcctgcagccccagcagctctggtggATGCAAAACACATCCTTAGAAATGTGTAGATACTAAAATGATGGCGATTATGTCCTTTGTGCAGATGTCAAAGAATATTCCCAGGAGCAGATATGCAAGGTGAGGAGCTGCAGGGTATGGGCATGGGCAGAATGAGTGCAGTGTGGAGGGTGGCATGGGCTAGTAAGGCATGGTCCCTGGCAGGATCTGaccctttctctcttccccaggACCTGGTGGTTTTTCTGGACAAACTGGTGAGGAACCCCCCATACTAGGTCCTTCCTTTGCAAGGTTTGGGTGTGTGTCCCCCTAGCTGCCTTTCACCTCTGCCTTCCCATGCAGGGACAGCTGAACTCCCTGGTGACTTTGTTGCATGCTGGGACATCTGAGCTCCCCAGTGACTTTGGTCCAAAATTGGGGTAGCACCAAGCCCCATCTTTGTGTTCCCCATGGGTAGGATTTTAGGGATGGGGATGTTCCTACAACCCATTGCCAGTGGAGACAACCCATCCTTGGGAGGGTTTCCAGTTCTTTGTCACCTTCTTGTGGACCTTGTGTCCTTGCTGAGTATGGGGGGATGGGCTTGTGGCATCTGTGGCTCGGCAGGGTTTTGGTAAGGCAGCGAGATACTCATGGAGAAGGATGCTGGGCTGCGTCCCCTTCATCCTCCTTAAACCCcaactgcagcagctcccaagTGGCTGGGGTGGCTAGGGGACCAACGTTGCCTTGGCACAGCTCAAATCCAGTGTCATCTTGGCATCTGATCCACTTGGGTTTGGGAGGTCCAGGTTTAACCCCGTCCTGGCGAGGGGATGGGGTTGATTCCTGCACCTTTTAAAAGAGATGAAGGGTAGGGAAGGGAAGGCACATCCCACAGATATGCCAGCATCTCCAGGGCTTTTTCCTTGTGAAATGGCTTCCAAGGGAATGAGTCCTTCAAAAAGAACAGtgctaaaaaacccaaagaaacaagggggaaaaaaagcccttgaGGTTTTGCAACGGCTCCTTTTTGAGGAGCCATGGTGGTTTTGTACCAGCatcagagctgggatgggttttCAGTAGGGAACCAAGCTGGGCaccacaggagcagcagctctggtttGGTGCTGAGCGGGTGAGGATAATGACCCTGACGTTTTGCTGGGGAACTGCCTTCatgctgaattaaaaattataagGAAAATGGATATAGAGGTGCCTATTGATGTGCAGCCTGGCAAGTGGGTGGGCACCCCTTTGCTTTGGGGTGAGCTTGGTAGATTGGATGTGAAGTTGTTGCATGCTGTATGGCTGGGACTTCAGTTTTCCCTGCTCCTCTACTACCATCAGGGCCcatcctgctcctctgcctcccaggagagctcctcctccctcccccggGACAACCTGGAGGATTTGGAGGAAGATAAATGACTTTGTGAAGCTTTGCATGTTGTTTGAGCCTGTATCGGGGATGCAGAAGATGTAGAGTGGTCCAGGAGCTAGCACAGTGATGGCCAGGGATGGTGGGATGAAACCTATCAGCATGGAGGGGGACCTACTCAGCCCCACATTGGAGGTGGGAGATGTTGGGACTCCCACCAAACCCTCTGCCCCTTGTTGGGGGTCTTAGATGCCGGGTTTCATGCTGTGGaacagcagcaagcagggcTTGCTGACACACAGCTGGTCCCGAGCCACGTCTGCCAGGAGGGACTTTTAATTATACTTCTAAATATCAGCTAATTATGAACCAGCCGCTGTGTTGTCAGGAGCACCGGGTTTAATTGGATTTATTTGTAGGTGCACAGAGAGGTCAGAAAAATGGAATAGAAGGGGGGGAACAGTGACCTCGGGGtacccagctccaggcaggatccagccagccctgggggaTTCTCCAGCCCCTGGGGATTTGGTCGGCTCCACCAATACCAAGACGTTCCCGGTGCTGTCACCCAGTGTGCTGGCAGTGGGGACCCGTATCGGTGATCCCAGGGGACAAGCAGCCTCCAGACATGTTTTTGGTGGATAATATCGAATCTCTTTCCTCCAGAGGCTCAGGtactttaaatgtttaattaagtTGGAGCAAATTGCTCCAGGGGATCAGGTAATGCTGCTtccttgggggaaaaagaaaagaaaaaaacacaaaaaagggCAGGGGGGGGAATAAGTTATTGctcttttctcatctttctgctgcttcagagGAAGGCAAATCTCTCCTGCTGATCGCTCGTGGGCCCTGGTTTTGGGGAGGATTTCGAGGTGCTCCCCAGGCTGCGGGTGGGGGGACACGCTGAcggcccccctccccacagggCATCCCGCAGGCTGTGCTGGTCGGCCACGACTGGGGCGGTGCCGTGGTCTGGAACATGGCTCTCTTCTACCCCGAGAGGGTGAGGTGGGTCTGTGCCATGCAGGTGGCTCCTTGGGGACTGCCCCTACCCCCAGGCATCCTGCCCTCTCCATTCCCCCCGCTGGAGCAAAGCCCTGGCTCATGCCGGGCACCCCAAATCTGGCTGCGATGCTGACTCTGCCCCCCTCTGTGATGTCCCAGAGCTGTGGCCTCGCTCAACACCCCATACAGACCCGCTGACCCCACTGTGGACATCGTGGAGAAGATGAAAACCTATCCCACCTTTGAGTATCAGTTCTACTTCCAGGAGCCGGTGAGTCCAGGACCACAGGTTTTatcctctccctctcttttgGGGCTTAAATCCCTCCAAGTATGGGAACGTGCCCATGTCGGGGTCCTCAGCTCATGGCTGGGCATCACCTGCCCCGTTAGCCAGGGTGCCACGCCGTGGGGCTCTCGCTGTCAACCCAGCTG
This window harbors:
- the EPHX2 gene encoding bifunctional epoxide hydrolase 2 isoform X1, with the translated sequence MARRAVLFDLGGVLLRPGLQHFLGSCERDCALPRNFLREVMFASGSDGPYAKAMRGQITLTQLLSLMEEGCRQHASASGITLPPTFSVTQAFEEMTAKGMINAPLLQAARVLRRNGLKTGILTNNWVDDSAGRLFTATLMNLLHRHFDLVIESCRLGVQKPDPKIYTYALDVLQAKPQEVILLDDIGENLKPAQEMGIATVLVRDTETVLKELEELSGIQLLTQEEPLPTACDPSVVSHGYVPIRPGIQLHFVEMGHGPVICLCHGFPESWLSWRYQIPALADAGFRVIAVEMKGYGESTAPPDVKEYSQEQICKDLVVFLDKLGIPQAVLVGHDWGGAVVWNMALFYPERVRAVASLNTPYRPADPTVDIVEKMKTYPTFEYQFYFQEPGIAEAELEKDIGRTLKVLIRSVRQEDRLPFTLNFHKVWERGGLLVGFPEDPPASQILHGPELQYYIQRFKKSGFSGPLNWYRNMRPNWHWALSAKDRKITMPALMVTAGKDVVLHPSMSRGMEEWIPQLHREHIEECGHWTQMERPAVVNRILVKWLEGLPPDIPLPKISRL
- the EPHX2 gene encoding bifunctional epoxide hydrolase 2 isoform X2 gives rise to the protein MARRAVLFDLGGVLLRPGLQHFLGSCERDCALPRNFLREVMFASGSDGPYAKAMRGQITLTQLLSLMEEGCRQHASASGITLPPTFSVTQAFEEMTAKGMINAPLLQAARVLRRNGLKTGILTNNWVDDSAGRLFTATLMNLLHRHFDLVIESCRLGVQKPDPKIYTYALDVLQAKPQELLTQEEPLPTACDPSVVSHGYVPIRPGIQLHFVEMGHGPVICLCHGFPESWLSWRYQIPALADAGFRVIAVEMKGYGESTAPPDVKEYSQEQICKDLVVFLDKLGIPQAVLVGHDWGGAVVWNMALFYPERVRAVASLNTPYRPADPTVDIVEKMKTYPTFEYQFYFQEPGIAEAELEKDIGRTLKVLIRSVRQEDRLPFTLNFHKVWERGGLLVGFPEDPPASQILHGPELQYYIQRFKKSGFSGPLNWYRNMRPNWHWALSAKDRKITMPALMVTAGKDVVLHPSMSRGMEEWIPQLHREHIEECGHWTQMERPAVVNRILVKWLEGLPPDIPLPKISRL